The Eleutherodactylus coqui strain aEleCoq1 chromosome 6, aEleCoq1.hap1, whole genome shotgun sequence genome window below encodes:
- the MUC1 gene encoding mucin-1, producing the protein MAPAMTATTLLIILSCSHLHHTRAQANTILPTTTGSENTKQPTLTDLQNTTIFTTSLHNVTESNTATTSLHNNTGTTTEIATTTTGLHNVTESTTGATGLHNVTESTASTTGLHNVTESTASTTGLHNVTESTTGTTGLHNVTESTTGTTGLHNVTESTTGTTGLHNVTESTTGTTGLHNVTESTTGTTGLHNVTESTTGTTGLHNVTESTTGTTALHNVTESTTGTTTLHNVTESTTGTTGLHNVTESTTGTTGLHNVTESTTATTGLHNVTESTTATTGHNNVTESTIGITSLSNVTESTTATTGLHNVTESTTATTSHNNVTEPATATTGLHNVTESTTGTTSLHNLTDYTTATTGLNNITEPTTGTTSLNNVTESTTGTTSLHNLTDYTTATISPNNVTEPATATTGLHNVTEPTTAATSLSNVTESTTATISPNNVTEPATATTGLHNVTESTTGTTSLHNLTDYTTATTGLNNITEPTTGTTSLNNVTESTTGTTSLNNVTEPTTATTGHNNITEPTTATTSHNNVTESTIGTTSLSNVTEFTTATIVPNNVTEPTTATTSLNNVTEPTIATTSLNNVTESTTATTSLNNVTKPSTGTTAPHIVTEPTTATTSHNNVTESTIATTSFNKVTDSTTATTSLNKVTESTTATTSLNNVTKPSTGTTAPHIVTEPTTATTGPHNTTEMTTAGSSVTVPSATLPPFTTQPAATRVYIQMRITSAVFSVLLTDPSTETFQNLEKQIKKMFSDVYNCSNCPTSKTYIGVYILSFSRGSVIANTLAEFKASETVENAKAVLDKALASSSGKLSGLEIGDVRVSSTPIPDSSPAAVPGWGIALLVLVSLILLLAIIFLVVMFVLLCRRRSRGYMDVFATRGSYHSMNDYTAYQTHGRYVAPSKYESSGNGMKNQHSYSNQGLETNDL; encoded by the exons ATGGCTCCCGCTATGACTGCCACTACTCTCCTCATCATCCTCTCCTGCTCTCATCTTCACC ATACAAGAGCACAAGCAAACACAATCCTACCGACTACAACGGGAAGTGAAAATACAAAGCAACCAACCCTGACAGATCTTCAAAATACTACAATATTTACAACCAGTCTTCACAATGTCACTGAGTCCAATACGGCTACAACCAGTTTACATAACAATACAGGAACGACAACAGAAATCGCCACAACTACAACTGGTCTTCACAATGTCACAGAGTCCACCACAGGTGCAACCGGTCTTCACAATGTCACAGAGTCCACCGCAAGTACAACCGGTCTTCACAATGTCACAGAGTCCACCGCAAGTACAACCGGTCTTCACAATGTCACAGAGTCCACCACAGGTACAACCGGTCTTCACAATGTCACAGAGTCCACCACAGGTACAACCGGTCTTCACAATGTCACAGAGTCCACCACAGGTACAACCGGTCTTCACAATGTCACAGAGTCCACCACAGGTACAACCGGTCTTCACAATGTCACAGAGTCCACCACAGGTACAACCGGTCTTCACAATGTCACAGAGTCCACCACAGGTACAACCGGTCTTCACAATGTCACAGAGTCCACCACAGGTACAACCGCTCTTCACAATGTCACAGAGTCCACCACAGGTACAACCACTCTTCACAATGTCACAGAGTCCACCACAGGTACAACCGGTCTTCACAATGTCACAGAGTCCACCACAGGTACAACCGGTCTTCACAATGTCACAGAGTCCACCACAGCTACAACCGGTCTTCACAATGTCACAGAATCCACCACAGCTACAACCGGTCATAACAATGTCACAGAGTCCACGATAGGTATAACCAGTCTTAGCAATGTCACAGAGTCCACCACAGCTACAACCGGTCTTCACAATGTCACAGAATCCACCACAGCTACAACCAGTCATAACAATGTCACAGAGCCCGCAACAGCTACAACCGGTCTTCACAATGTCACAGAGTCCACCACAGGTACAACCAGTCTTCACAATCTCACAGATTACACCACAGCTACAACCGGACTTAACAATATCACAGAGCCTACCACAGGTACAACCAGTCTTAACAATGTCACAGAGTCCACCACAGGTACAACCAGTCTTCACAATCTCACAGATTACACCACAGCTACAATCAGTCCTAACAATGTCACAGAGCCCGCAACAGCTACAACCGGTCTTCACAATGTCACAGAGCCCACTACAGCTGCAACCAGTCTTAGCAATGTCACAGAGTCCACCACAGCTACAATCAGTCCTAACAATGTCACAGAGCCCGCAACAGCTACAACCGGTCTTCACAATGTCACAGAGTCCACCACAGGTACAACCAGTCTTCACAATCTCACAGATTACACCACAGCTACAACCGGTCTTAACAATATCACAGAGCCTACCACAGGTACAACCAGTCTTAACAATGTCACAGAGTCCACCACAGGAACAACCAGTCTTAACAATGTCACAGAGCCTACCACAGCTACAACCGGTCATAACAATATCACAGAGCCTACCACAGCTACAACCAGTCATAACAATGTCACAGAGTCTACCATAGGTACAACCAGTCTTAGCAATGTCACAGAGTTCACCACAGCTACAATTGTCCCTAACAATGTCACAGAGCCCACTACAGCTACAACCAGTCTTAACAATGTCACAGAGCCCACCATAGCTACAACCAGTCTTAACAATGTCACAGAGTCCACCACAGCTacaacaagtcttaacaatgtcACAAAGCCCAGCACAGGTACAACCGCTCCTCACATTGTCACAGAGCCCACCACAGCTACAACCAGTCATAACAATGTCACAGAGTCCACCATAGCTACAACCAGTTTTAACAAAGTCACAGATTCCACCACAGCTACAACCAGTCTTAACAAAGTCACAGAGTCCACCACAGCTacaacaagtcttaacaatgtcACAAAGCCCAGCACAGGTACAACCGCTCCTCACATTGTCACAGAGCCCACCACAGCTACAACTGGTCCTCACAATACCACAGAAATGACAACTGCTGGTTCCAGTGTCACAGTGCCCAGTGCAACACTGCCACCATTCACGACTCAGCCTGCAGCTACAAGGGTCTACATACAGATGAGAATCACTAGTGCTGTGTTTTCCGTCTTGCTGACTGACCCCAGCACAGAGACTTTTCAGAATctggaaaaacaaataaaaaaaatg TTCAGTGATGTCTATAACTGCTCCAACTGCCCCACCAGTAAGACGTATATTGGTGTCTACATACTGAGCTTCAG CCGTGGATCTGTGATTGCCAACACCTTAGCCGAATTTAAAGCATCTGAAACCGTAGAAAATGCCAAAGCCGTactggataaggcactggccagCAGTTCGGGTAAATTAAGTGGACTCGAGATTGGCGATGTGCGAG TCAGTTCCACTCCAATACCAGACTCCTCACCAGCCGCGGTTCCAGGATGGGGCATCGCTCTCTTGGTCCTGGTTTCCCTCATCCTGCTGCTTGCGATAATCTTCCTAGTCGTCATG TTCGTCTTGTTATGTAGAAGAAGGTCTAGAGGGTACATGGATGTTTTTGCGACCCGTGGCTCCTACCACTCCATGAATGACTATACAGCCTACCAAACACATGGACGTTATGTGGCCCCAAGCAAATATGAG TCTTCAGGTAATGGGATGAAGAACCAGCATTCCTACTCCAACCAAGGCCTAGAGACCAACGATTTGTGA